The following proteins are encoded in a genomic region of Burkholderia pyrrocinia:
- a CDS encoding pyrimidine 5'-nucleotidase: MSARRKTASPDLPAPLRRRRISRSRPRGGAPVWLFDLDNTLHHASHAIFPEINRAMTQYIIDALQVERAEADRLRTGYTQRYGAALLGLARHHPIDPHDFLRAVHTFVDLPAMVRAERGLARILAALPGRKLVLTNAPENYARAVLRELRIERLFERVIAIEHMRDRRAWRAKPDHAMLRRTLRAAHARAADAILVEDTRSHLKRYKRLGIGTVWITGHLPGHLPGTGRPLYVDQRIRSLKSLRLGTRSGRQKCSRLTRRTKP, encoded by the coding sequence TTGAGCGCGCGCCGCAAGACCGCCAGCCCCGACCTGCCGGCCCCGCTGCGGCGCCGGCGTATCTCGCGCAGCCGGCCGCGCGGCGGCGCGCCCGTGTGGCTGTTCGATCTCGACAACACGCTTCACCACGCATCGCACGCGATCTTTCCCGAGATCAACCGCGCGATGACGCAATACATCATCGACGCGCTGCAGGTCGAGCGCGCCGAAGCCGACCGGCTGCGCACCGGCTACACGCAGCGCTACGGCGCGGCGCTCCTCGGCCTCGCGCGCCATCATCCGATCGATCCGCACGACTTCCTGCGCGCGGTCCACACGTTCGTGGATCTGCCCGCCATGGTGCGCGCCGAGCGCGGCCTCGCGCGCATCCTCGCCGCGCTGCCGGGCCGCAAGCTGGTGCTGACCAACGCGCCGGAGAACTACGCGCGCGCGGTGCTGCGCGAGTTGCGTATCGAACGGCTGTTCGAGCGCGTGATCGCGATCGAACACATGCGCGACCGCCGTGCGTGGCGCGCGAAGCCCGACCACGCGATGCTGCGCCGGACGCTGCGCGCCGCGCACGCGCGCGCGGCCGACGCGATCCTCGTCGAGGATACCCGCAGCCACCTGAAGCGCTACAAGCGTCTCGGCATCGGCACGGTATGGATCACGGGGCACCTGCCCGGCCATCTGCCGGGCACCGGGCGCCCGCTTTATGTCGACCAGCGGATTCGTTCGTTAAAATCGCTGCGACTGGGCACTCGATCGGGGCGACAAAAATGCAGCCGACTCACCCGCAGGACCAAGCCGTAA
- the metX gene encoding homoserine O-succinyltransferase MetX yields MESIGIVAPQTMHFAEPLRLQNGSALGNYQLVVETYGELNAARSNAVLVCHALNASHHVAGVYADDPRSTGWWDNMVGPAKPLDTNRFFVIGVNNLGSCFGSTGPMSIDPTSGEPYGARFPVVTVEDWVHAQARVADAFGIERFAAVMGGSLGGMQALAWSLMYPERVAHCIDIASTPKLSAQNIAFNEVARSAILSDPDFHGGNYYAHGVKPKRGLRVARMIGHITYLSDDDMAEKFGRALRRADGALDAYNFSFDVEFEVESYLRYQGDKFADYFDANTYLLITRALDYFDPAKAFDGNLTAALAQTQAKYLIASFSTDWRFAPARSREIVKALLDNKRTVSYAEIDAPHGHDAFLLDDARYHNLIRAYYERIANEVGA; encoded by the coding sequence ATGGAATCGATCGGCATCGTCGCTCCACAGACCATGCACTTCGCCGAACCGCTGCGCTTGCAAAACGGCAGCGCGCTCGGCAACTATCAGCTCGTCGTCGAGACATATGGCGAGCTCAACGCCGCGCGCTCGAACGCGGTGCTCGTCTGCCACGCGCTCAACGCGTCGCATCACGTCGCCGGCGTCTACGCGGACGATCCGCGCAGCACCGGCTGGTGGGACAACATGGTCGGGCCGGCCAAGCCGCTCGACACCAACCGCTTCTTCGTGATCGGCGTGAACAACCTCGGCTCGTGTTTCGGCTCGACCGGCCCAATGAGCATCGACCCGACGTCTGGCGAGCCGTACGGCGCGCGCTTTCCGGTCGTCACCGTCGAGGACTGGGTGCACGCGCAGGCGCGCGTCGCCGACGCGTTCGGCATCGAGCGCTTCGCGGCCGTGATGGGCGGCAGCCTCGGCGGGATGCAGGCGCTCGCGTGGAGCCTGATGTATCCGGAGCGCGTCGCGCACTGCATCGACATCGCGTCGACGCCGAAGCTGTCCGCGCAGAACATCGCGTTCAACGAAGTCGCGCGCTCGGCGATCCTGTCCGACCCCGACTTCCACGGCGGCAACTACTACGCGCACGGCGTGAAGCCGAAACGCGGCCTGCGCGTCGCGCGGATGATCGGCCACATCACCTATCTGTCCGACGACGACATGGCCGAGAAATTCGGCCGCGCGCTGCGCCGCGCGGACGGCGCGCTCGACGCGTACAACTTCAGTTTCGACGTCGAGTTCGAGGTCGAGTCGTACCTGCGCTACCAGGGCGACAAGTTCGCCGACTACTTCGACGCGAACACCTACCTGCTGATCACGCGCGCGCTCGACTATTTCGATCCGGCCAAGGCGTTCGACGGCAACCTGACGGCCGCGCTCGCGCAGACGCAGGCGAAATACCTGATCGCGAGCTTCTCGACCGACTGGCGCTTTGCGCCGGCGCGTTCGCGCGAGATCGTGAAGGCGCTGCTCGACAACAAGCGCACGGTCAGCTACGCG
- a CDS encoding cysteine-rich CWC family protein: MTDSAADARSAPRRARCPRCGRGFDCGALTQPFDCWCAAMPVLPGGMPPAAGERCRCPECLADEIAQRMAGAAG, encoded by the coding sequence ATGACCGATTCCGCCGCCGATGCCCGTTCCGCCCCGCGACGCGCGCGCTGCCCGCGCTGCGGGCGCGGCTTCGACTGCGGCGCGCTCACGCAGCCGTTCGACTGCTGGTGCGCGGCGATGCCGGTGCTGCCCGGCGGCATGCCGCCGGCGGCCGGCGAGCGCTGCCGGTGCCCCGAGTGCCTGGCCGACGAGATCGCGCAGCGCATGGCCGGCGCGGCCGGCTGA
- a CDS encoding helix-turn-helix transcriptional regulator: MQRDHLIGDLYEAALHPDSFLEIFHQVSESLGANVFHMFSWDSARNAPQFSIYSPRAELENVVALYDQYYGALDPRRRFVEQAPLGEFVCCQDHLTEQDVARSEFFQDYQIPSGIRYLMGVRLARPGGDDILLGLLRACGRPPYSPEERVTLTGMAGHLQRAINLWQDANVLHRDAALGAELMEELGLAVFALDRHMRVVFVNRAAESMLRATTCLKLEHGHLSVASALHNDALKAALARVAKTRHGESLALAGSLDAAHEIFLGIATLAGPALHAAFGGATMLVTARRRSAAPLVVAQQLRQAFGLSSAEAAVAEALISGKTPDECAASARVSLATIRTQLRAIYEKTHSRNQAEAVGRMLWVLPRHPREN; this comes from the coding sequence CTCGGCGCAAACGTTTTTCACATGTTCAGTTGGGACTCTGCGCGCAATGCGCCGCAGTTCTCGATCTACTCCCCGCGCGCAGAACTGGAAAATGTCGTCGCACTCTACGACCAGTATTACGGCGCACTCGATCCGCGCCGCCGCTTTGTCGAGCAAGCACCGCTCGGAGAATTCGTCTGCTGTCAGGATCACCTCACCGAGCAGGATGTCGCGCGCAGCGAATTCTTCCAGGACTACCAGATTCCGTCAGGCATTCGCTATCTGATGGGCGTCCGCCTGGCGCGCCCGGGCGGCGACGACATCCTGCTCGGGTTGCTGAGGGCTTGCGGCCGCCCACCCTACTCGCCCGAGGAACGCGTGACCCTGACGGGCATGGCAGGACATCTGCAACGCGCGATCAACCTCTGGCAGGATGCGAACGTGCTGCACCGCGACGCCGCGCTCGGCGCCGAACTGATGGAGGAGCTGGGTCTGGCCGTGTTCGCGCTGGACCGGCATATGCGCGTCGTCTTCGTCAATCGGGCGGCGGAGTCGATGTTGCGCGCGACGACCTGCCTCAAGCTCGAGCATGGACACCTGAGCGTCGCGAGCGCGCTGCACAACGATGCGCTGAAGGCCGCGCTGGCGCGCGTCGCGAAGACCCGCCACGGCGAGAGCCTCGCCCTGGCGGGCTCGCTGGACGCCGCCCACGAAATCTTTCTCGGCATCGCCACGCTGGCCGGACCGGCGCTCCATGCCGCATTCGGCGGCGCGACGATGCTCGTGACGGCCAGGCGGCGAAGCGCCGCACCACTCGTCGTCGCGCAACAACTGCGGCAGGCGTTCGGCCTGTCGAGTGCCGAAGCCGCCGTTGCGGAGGCGTTGATCAGCGGCAAAACGCCCGATGAATGCGCGGCGAGCGCCCGGGTGTCGCTCGCCACCATTCGCACCCAGTTGCGTGCGATCTACGAGAAAACACATTCACGAAACCAGGCCGAGGCAGTGGGAAGAATGCTGTGGGTGCTTCCACGGCACCCACGCGAAAACTGA
- the slmA gene encoding nucleoid occlusion factor SlmA → MQPTHPQDQAVTEGQATPSRPRPKPGERRVMILQTLAAMLEAPKPEKITTAALAARLDVSEAALYRHFASKAKMYEGLIEFIEQALFGLVNQIVAKEPNGVLQARTIALTMLNFAAKNPGMTRVLTGEALVGEDERLTERVNQLLDRIEATVKQCLRVARTEAGAPDGAAPFALPADYDPATRASLLVSYVIGRWHRFAKSGFAKAPGEQADAQLRLILQ, encoded by the coding sequence ATGCAGCCGACTCACCCGCAGGACCAAGCCGTAACGGAAGGCCAGGCCACACCCTCGCGCCCGCGCCCGAAGCCGGGCGAGCGCCGCGTGATGATCCTGCAGACGCTCGCCGCGATGCTCGAGGCGCCGAAACCCGAGAAGATCACGACCGCCGCGCTCGCAGCCCGGCTCGACGTGTCGGAAGCCGCGCTTTACCGGCACTTCGCCAGCAAGGCGAAGATGTACGAAGGGCTGATCGAATTCATCGAGCAGGCGCTGTTCGGGCTCGTCAACCAGATTGTCGCGAAGGAGCCGAACGGCGTGCTGCAGGCGCGCACGATCGCGCTGACGATGCTCAATTTCGCCGCGAAGAATCCCGGGATGACGCGCGTGCTGACGGGTGAGGCGCTCGTCGGCGAGGACGAGCGCCTCACCGAGCGCGTGAACCAGTTGCTCGACCGCATCGAGGCGACCGTCAAGCAATGCCTGCGGGTCGCGCGCACGGAAGCGGGCGCGCCCGACGGCGCGGCGCCGTTCGCGCTGCCGGCCGACTACGATCCGGCCACACGCGCGAGCCTGCTCGTCAGCTACGTGATCGGCAGGTGGCATCGCTTCGCGAAGAGCGGGTTCGCGAAGGCACCCGGCGAACAGGCCGATGCGCAGTTGCGGCTGATTCTGCAGTAG
- a CDS encoding autotransporter outer membrane beta-barrel domain-containing protein yields the protein MARRLVHSTLLAGAALPWPSAAQVTNGGPQQADGVALEIAPGDYSATRSGDAVLSAVNGGTLATTGKTHVFSTGAASAGAAAWGTGSTVKLRDTEIRTRGGSSAGIDIRYGGSATAKRISIDTDGDYSHGAAVDSAGGRLGIADSVIVTRGKEAYGISVNYVPGGAIDIADTLIRTSGLFAYGVAIGYEGVRATLNRANIRTDGDYASALFLPGASAVAFSDSRLETGGDYALGVDSREGSVELARTQIVTHGRSAHGLYASKEYTDTPSLEATDTQVTTTGARAIGVLARLGGRISMTRDGIETSGERARGAMSAGTGSVVSLTDALVETHGNEATALYASSGGSIDLLRTDARTTGDAAPAAGVYAAMLTADGGSLYSERNAAIDAFSADITLRNAARAASGTGTLLSVHAESGAPVRVTLDTGAHAEGDIVNHPTDDGSPTFAVTDVALSNASAWIGATDVVRTLSLDADSRWTVTADSSVGAVALNDSTIAFAAPEAGTPPTPRTLVVTGDYAARNGRLVVHTMLQDDASPTDRLVIDGGHASGNTGIVVKRTGGDGAPTTLGIPIVETRHGGTTDASAFALDAASDGYRNGFGTLSAGGYDYTLKRGGTGGHEENWYLTSAAKPEPPPPPAPGPVDPDPPVGPEIVPPAPPRAAAPEPDAYLANADAAATMAIHTLHQREDRSLRATPGATPPLDGAVWVRAEGQFTSMSGGNRSVSGNGRLIHAGADLLRFDDGRGGSVRVGAMGMYGSQTSWSTRPLWNAVEQRMADATARGSVAGYNVGLYGTWYGNRDILSGPYVDTWFMYGAYANSVGGSLAGDSYRSRTVTGSIETGYSIRFYERGDTRFFVEPEAQLVVSDYRAAAHDTPGGRLDGQGSTDVLTRLGVRVHGVTAMPSGRELRPFIEANWWHGPGSRSLTLDRNAFSFSVPRDRAAFRVGATGQLSKRLVISAGLGLEANLSDYAVVKGELAAKYRW from the coding sequence ATGGCCCGACGCCTCGTCCACTCGACACTGCTTGCGGGTGCGGCGCTGCCATGGCCGTCCGCAGCGCAAGTGACCAACGGCGGACCGCAGCAGGCAGACGGTGTCGCCCTTGAAATCGCGCCGGGCGATTATTCGGCGACGCGGTCCGGCGATGCCGTGCTGTCCGCCGTCAACGGCGGCACGCTGGCGACGACCGGCAAGACGCACGTATTCTCGACCGGCGCAGCTTCGGCCGGCGCCGCCGCGTGGGGCACCGGCTCGACCGTCAAGCTGCGCGATACGGAAATCCGCACCCGCGGCGGCTCCAGCGCCGGCATCGACATCCGCTACGGCGGCAGCGCGACGGCGAAGCGTATCTCGATCGATACCGATGGCGACTATTCACACGGCGCGGCCGTCGACAGCGCCGGCGGCCGGCTCGGCATCGCCGACAGCGTGATCGTCACACGGGGAAAGGAAGCCTATGGCATCTCTGTGAACTATGTGCCGGGCGGCGCCATCGACATTGCCGACACGCTGATTCGCACCAGCGGCCTGTTTGCCTACGGCGTGGCCATCGGTTACGAGGGCGTCCGTGCGACGTTGAATCGCGCGAATATCCGGACGGACGGCGACTACGCGTCGGCGCTGTTCCTGCCCGGCGCGTCAGCCGTCGCCTTCAGCGACAGCCGCCTGGAAACCGGCGGCGATTACGCGCTCGGCGTGGACAGCCGCGAGGGAAGCGTCGAACTCGCGCGCACGCAAATCGTCACGCACGGCCGCAGCGCACACGGGTTGTACGCGTCGAAGGAATATACCGACACCCCTTCCCTGGAAGCGACCGATACGCAGGTGACAACGACCGGTGCCCGTGCGATTGGCGTATTAGCTCGACTCGGCGGTCGGATCTCGATGACGCGCGACGGCATCGAGACGAGCGGCGAACGCGCGCGCGGCGCGATGTCTGCCGGCACGGGCTCGGTTGTGTCGCTCACTGACGCGCTCGTCGAGACGCACGGCAACGAGGCTACCGCGCTATATGCGAGCTCAGGCGGCAGCATCGATCTGCTGCGCACCGACGCACGCACAACCGGCGATGCCGCGCCTGCTGCCGGCGTCTATGCGGCCATGCTGACAGCCGACGGCGGGTCGCTCTACAGCGAACGGAATGCCGCCATCGACGCGTTCAGTGCCGACATCACCCTGCGCAACGCTGCCCGCGCCGCCAGCGGCACCGGCACGCTGCTGTCGGTCCACGCCGAGTCCGGCGCACCCGTACGCGTGACGCTCGACACCGGCGCGCATGCCGAAGGCGACATCGTGAACCACCCGACCGACGACGGCAGCCCGACGTTCGCCGTGACGGACGTCGCCCTGTCCAACGCATCCGCCTGGATCGGCGCTACCGACGTAGTTCGCACGTTGTCGCTCGACGCGGACAGCCGCTGGACCGTCACCGCCGATTCGTCGGTCGGCGCCGTCGCGCTGAACGACTCGACGATCGCGTTCGCCGCGCCGGAGGCCGGCACGCCGCCGACGCCGCGCACACTCGTCGTGACCGGCGACTATGCGGCCCGCAACGGCCGGCTGGTCGTCCATACGATGCTGCAAGACGACGCGTCGCCCACCGACCGGCTCGTGATCGACGGCGGCCATGCGTCGGGCAACACGGGAATCGTCGTGAAGCGCACGGGCGGCGACGGCGCGCCGACGACACTCGGCATCCCGATCGTCGAGACGCGTCACGGCGGGACAACCGACGCGTCGGCATTCGCGCTCGACGCCGCATCGGACGGCTACCGGAACGGCTTCGGCACGCTGTCAGCGGGTGGCTACGATTACACGCTCAAACGCGGCGGCACCGGCGGCCACGAAGAGAACTGGTACCTCACCTCCGCCGCCAAACCCGAGCCACCGCCGCCGCCCGCGCCCGGCCCGGTCGATCCCGACCCGCCCGTCGGACCGGAAATCGTCCCGCCGGCCCCGCCGCGCGCGGCCGCGCCCGAACCGGATGCGTACCTGGCGAACGCCGATGCAGCCGCGACGATGGCGATCCATACGCTGCATCAGCGTGAGGACCGTTCGCTGCGCGCGACTCCCGGCGCGACGCCCCCGCTCGACGGCGCCGTCTGGGTGCGCGCCGAGGGCCAGTTCACGTCGATGTCGGGCGGCAACCGCAGCGTGTCGGGCAACGGCCGCCTGATCCACGCGGGTGCCGACCTGCTCCGTTTCGACGACGGGCGCGGCGGCAGCGTCCGGGTTGGCGCGATGGGCATGTACGGCAGCCAGACGAGCTGGTCGACCCGCCCGCTGTGGAACGCGGTCGAACAGCGCATGGCCGACGCCACCGCGCGCGGCAGCGTCGCGGGCTACAACGTCGGACTGTACGGCACCTGGTACGGCAATCGCGACATCCTGTCCGGGCCCTACGTCGATACGTGGTTCATGTACGGCGCCTATGCGAACAGTGTCGGCGGCAGCCTCGCCGGCGATTCGTACCGCTCGCGCACCGTGACGGGATCGATCGAGACCGGCTATTCGATCCGCTTCTACGAGCGCGGCGATACGCGGTTCTTCGTCGAACCCGAGGCGCAACTCGTCGTGTCCGACTATCGCGCGGCCGCGCACGACACCCCGGGCGGCCGCCTCGACGGGCAAGGCTCGACCGACGTGCTGACCCGTCTCGGCGTACGCGTGCACGGCGTGACCGCGATGCCGTCGGGACGCGAGCTGCGGCCGTTCATCGAGGCGAACTGGTGGCATGGCCCCGGATCGCGGTCGCTGACGCTCGACCGCAATGCGTTCTCGTTCAGCGTGCCGCGCGATCGCGCGGCGTTCCGGGTCGGCGCGACGGGCCAGTTGTCGAAGCGCCTCGTGATATCGGCCGGCCTCGGGCTGGAGGCGAACCTGTCCGACTATGCGGTGGTCAAGGGCGAGTTGGCGGCGAAGTACCGCTGGTGA
- a CDS encoding ATP-binding protein produces the protein MQRITTTGRVNLSHLFWLRNLAIIGQLVTIGVVQTYFGVHLPLPAMLMVIALEIVFNALTWVRVLRARPETNFELLGQLWVDLGALSALLFLSGGTTNPFVSLYLPSLAIAAAVLPWHLMIWLAAFAVACYAALGFDSVPLNMDNPANLFDYYRTGMWANFMVSVGLIAWFVARMSNALRQRDSALGEAQQHLLRDERAVALGVQAATVAHEMGTPLSTIAMLAEELRDAARADPGLARYEADLKVLEEQMTLCTSALARLRSRASAPASRQSVDDWLDTFVEHWRLRHPHVQFELLGARPAGVGLDDTVAAGQILTILLDNAARASPRRVTLAAKVAHDRAADEIEFEVCDDGPGIPAALRESLGAMPVDSTQGGHGVGLYLAFSAAARLGGEIELSDVTPRAAGGNGRAGGAANGQAAAASGPRAAERTAGTPDSRPAGVTAGRGTRAVLRLPVVRVAALAASTNT, from the coding sequence ATGCAACGAATCACCACCACCGGGCGCGTCAACCTCAGTCACCTGTTCTGGCTCCGCAATCTCGCGATCATCGGCCAGCTCGTGACGATCGGCGTCGTGCAGACCTATTTCGGCGTGCACCTGCCGTTGCCGGCGATGCTGATGGTCATCGCGCTCGAAATCGTTTTCAACGCGCTGACCTGGGTGCGTGTGCTGCGCGCGCGGCCCGAGACCAATTTCGAGCTGCTCGGCCAGTTGTGGGTCGACCTCGGTGCGCTGTCCGCGCTGCTGTTCCTGTCGGGCGGCACGACCAATCCGTTCGTGTCGCTGTACCTGCCTTCGCTCGCGATCGCGGCGGCCGTGCTGCCGTGGCACCTGATGATCTGGCTCGCGGCGTTCGCGGTCGCGTGCTACGCGGCGCTCGGCTTCGATTCGGTGCCGCTCAACATGGACAATCCCGCGAACCTGTTCGACTACTACCGCACGGGGATGTGGGCGAACTTCATGGTCAGCGTCGGGCTGATCGCATGGTTCGTCGCACGCATGTCGAATGCGCTGCGCCAGCGCGATTCGGCGCTCGGCGAAGCGCAGCAGCACCTGCTGCGTGACGAGCGGGCGGTCGCGCTGGGCGTGCAGGCCGCGACCGTCGCGCACGAGATGGGCACGCCGCTGTCGACGATCGCGATGCTCGCCGAGGAGCTGCGCGACGCGGCGCGCGCCGATCCGGGGCTGGCCCGCTACGAGGCCGACCTGAAGGTGCTCGAAGAACAGATGACGCTCTGCACGTCGGCGCTCGCGCGCCTGCGCAGCCGCGCGAGCGCGCCGGCGAGCCGCCAGTCGGTGGATGACTGGCTCGACACGTTCGTCGAGCACTGGCGCCTGCGGCATCCGCACGTGCAGTTCGAGCTGCTCGGCGCGCGCCCGGCGGGCGTCGGGCTCGACGACACGGTCGCGGCCGGCCAGATCCTGACGATCCTGCTCGATAACGCCGCGCGCGCGAGCCCGCGGCGCGTGACGCTGGCCGCGAAGGTCGCGCACGACCGCGCGGCCGACGAGATCGAATTCGAGGTGTGCGACGACGGGCCGGGCATTCCGGCTGCGTTGCGCGAATCGCTCGGCGCGATGCCGGTCGACAGCACGCAGGGCGGGCACGGGGTCGGCCTGTATCTCGCGTTCAGTGCGGCCGCGCGGCTCGGCGGCGAGATTGAACTGTCCGATGTCACGCCGCGCGCGGCGGGCGGCAACGGGCGGGCCGGCGGTGCGGCGAACGGCCAGGCCGCCGCTGCATCGGGTCCACGCGCGGCCGAACGAACGGCCGGCACGCCGGACAGCCGCCCGGCCGGCGTAACCGCCGGGCGCGGCACGCGGGCCGTGCTGCGCCTGCCGGTCGTGCGCGTCGCGGCGCTGGCCGCCTCAACCAACACGTAG
- a CDS encoding response regulator transcription factor → MSENNFLVIDDNEVFAGTLARGLERRGYAVQQAHDKEAALRLAAGGKFQFITVDLHLGEDSGLSLIAPLCDLQPDARILVLTGYASIATAVQAVKEGADNYLAKPANVESILAALQTNATEVQADEALENPVVLSVDRLEWEHIQRVLAENNNNISATARALNMHRRTLQRKLAKKPVRQ, encoded by the coding sequence ATGAGCGAGAACAATTTTCTGGTGATCGACGACAACGAGGTGTTCGCAGGCACGCTCGCGCGCGGTCTCGAGCGCCGCGGTTACGCGGTCCAGCAGGCGCACGACAAGGAGGCGGCGCTCAGGCTCGCCGCGGGCGGCAAGTTCCAGTTCATCACCGTCGACCTGCATCTCGGCGAGGATTCGGGGCTGAGCCTGATCGCGCCGCTGTGCGACCTGCAGCCCGATGCGCGGATTCTCGTGCTGACCGGTTACGCGAGTATCGCGACCGCCGTGCAGGCGGTGAAGGAAGGCGCCGACAACTACCTCGCGAAACCCGCGAACGTCGAATCGATCCTGGCCGCGCTGCAGACCAACGCGACCGAAGTGCAGGCCGACGAGGCGCTCGAGAACCCGGTCGTGCTGTCGGTCGACCGGCTCGAATGGGAGCACATCCAGCGCGTGCTGGCCGAGAACAACAACAACATCTCGGCGACCGCGCGCGCGCTGAACATGCACCGCCGCACGCTGCAGCGCAAGCTCGCGAAGAAGCCGGTGCGGCAGTAA
- the argB gene encoding acetylglutamate kinase encodes MSEPIDLSQIAPTLKAEILAEALPYIRRYHGKTVVIKYGGNAMTEERLKQGFARDVILLKLVGINPVIVHGGGPQIDQALKKIGKAGTFIQGMRVTDEETMEVVEWVLGGEVQQDIVMLINHFGGHAVGLTGKDGGLIHARKLLMPDRDNPGQYIDIGQVGEVETINPAVVKALQDDAFIPVISPIGLGADGLSYNINADLVAGKLATVLNAEKLLMMTNIPGVMDKDGNLLTDLSAREIDALFEDGTISGGMLPKISSALDAAKSGVKSVHIVDGRIEHSVLLEILTEQPFGTMIRSH; translated from the coding sequence ATGTCCGAGCCCATCGACCTCTCGCAGATCGCCCCCACGCTGAAAGCAGAAATCCTCGCCGAAGCGCTGCCGTATATCCGCCGCTACCACGGCAAGACCGTGGTCATCAAATACGGCGGCAACGCGATGACGGAAGAACGGCTCAAGCAGGGCTTCGCGCGCGACGTGATCCTGCTGAAACTGGTCGGCATCAATCCCGTGATTGTCCACGGCGGCGGTCCGCAGATCGATCAGGCGCTGAAGAAGATCGGCAAGGCCGGCACCTTCATCCAGGGCATGCGCGTGACCGACGAAGAGACGATGGAAGTCGTCGAATGGGTGCTGGGCGGCGAAGTGCAGCAGGACATCGTGATGCTAATCAACCACTTCGGCGGCCACGCGGTCGGCCTGACGGGCAAGGACGGCGGCCTGATCCATGCGCGCAAGCTGCTGATGCCGGATCGCGACAATCCCGGCCAATACATCGACATCGGCCAGGTCGGCGAAGTCGAGACGATCAACCCGGCGGTCGTGAAGGCGCTGCAGGACGACGCGTTCATCCCGGTGATCTCCCCGATCGGCCTCGGCGCGGACGGTCTCTCGTACAACATCAACGCGGATCTCGTCGCGGGCAAGCTCGCCACCGTGCTGAACGCCGAGAAGCTGCTGATGATGACCAACATCCCCGGCGTGATGGACAAGGACGGCAACCTGCTGACCGATCTGTCCGCGCGCGAGATCGACGCGCTGTTCGAGGACGGCACGATCTCGGGCGGCATGCTGCCGAAGATCTCGTCGGCGCTCGACGCCGCGAAGAGCGGCGTGAAGTCGGTGCACATCGTCGACGGCCGGATCGAACACTCGGTGCTGCTGGAAATCCTGACCGAGCAGCCGTTCGGCACGATGATCCGCTCGCATTGA